A stretch of DNA from Sphaerodactylus townsendi isolate TG3544 unplaced genomic scaffold, MPM_Stown_v2.3 scaffold_608, whole genome shotgun sequence:
TAGAAAGCAAATTAAGGAAGCCCCAAACAATAAAGGGCTATAAAAGTACCAAACAATCCAGATATCTAAAATTGTTGTTCCGTGCAATTGTGCCTTGACAGCTACTATGGGAAAAGGAGAAATGCCAGTATTATTAACTTTCATAGATATCTTATTTCATAAGCTTTCCTTGCTTGACAAAGGTTTGTAGGCAATCACTGTAATAGCTCAacgttaaataaatatttaactacTTATAGAGCCCCCTTTCTGATATTGAATTTCCAAAGTGTGAGCTAGATCAAAGCCCCCTTGACTGTTGTgttgtttaaaaatgtatttgataCCTTCAAATGGGATGCGTCAGCCCAGGGGAGGCGGCAGGAGAGCCATGATTGCAGCAACAGTCTGCCTCACAAAGAGTATCGTTTCATTTTGCAGAATCTTCCAACGCTACTTTGTTGACCAACGCAGAAAAAATTGCTACCATTACAACTACGCATACCCCTCAGCAGATACCACAGGAGACCAGGTCAGCTTGTGTTGTTTTTCAGAGCGCACGTTAACGTGGGGTGTCGCCTGCTTCTTCCCAGTTTCTTGACCTTCAAGTAAAACTGACTATTTCTCCCCTGCTTCTCGCCCTCCGCCCCACACCCCTTTTCCAAACTGCACAGGAACAACACAAAACCAAAGCAGGAGTCCCAGTTCGAGTTCAAGCCACCCCCAGCTTCACAGGTAAGGGCCTCTTTTCAAACGTGCTCCATTCAGGCTGCCTGCCATTTTAGCTCATGGATTGCAGCTTGCTTCCCAGGAGGAAGTGAGTGTAACGGGAACTCTGCTCCTTCTTCCCCGTTTTGTTGGAGAAATGTAAATTACTGAGTAGCTCGTG
This window harbors:
- the LOC125425499 gene encoding membrane-associated guanylate kinase, WW and PDZ domain-containing protein 1-like, giving the protein QQSASQRVSFHFAESSNATLLTNAEKIATITTTHTPQQIPQETRNNTKPKQESQFEFKPPPASQPDQDFYTVELERGAKGFGFSLRGGREYNMDLYVLRLAEDGPAERCGKMRVCLA